A window of Thermincola ferriacetica contains these coding sequences:
- a CDS encoding CTP synthase codes for MAKFIFVTGGVVSSLGKGITAASLGCLLKSRGLKVAIQKFDPYINVDPGTMSPYQHGEVFVTDDGAETDLDLGHYERFIDINLSKSSNVTAGKIYWSVVSKERKGDYLGGTVQVIPHVTNEIKERLYRVVKESNPDVVITEIGGTVGDIESLPFLEAIRQMKSDIGREDVMYIHVTLVPYMRAAGELKTKPTQHSVKELRGIGIQPDVIVCRSEMPLSKEMEEKLALFCDIDKEAVIQAVDASTIYEVPLVLEQEGLDDIVIERLGLKCHEADMTEWKRIVEKIKNPKYSTTIALVGKYVELPDAYMSVAEALRHAGLFHESAIEIRWVNSVDLEKSNVNLDELFTGVDGILVPGGFGDRGIEGKIAAINYARTKKIPFLGICLGMQLAVVEFARNVLGLKKANSSEFDPKTPYPVIDLLPEQKDIEEKGGTMRLGLYPCKILSEKSLAFKAYNDEIIYERHRHRFEFNNEFKDRLISKGLMISGVSPDGRLVEMIELNDHPWFVATQFHPEFKSRPHRPHPLFRDFVGMALSIKRGKALE; via the coding sequence ATGGCTAAATTTATTTTTGTTACCGGAGGGGTGGTTTCCTCACTAGGCAAAGGAATTACTGCAGCTTCTCTGGGGTGCTTGCTGAAAAGCCGTGGGTTAAAAGTAGCTATTCAAAAATTTGACCCATATATAAATGTTGACCCTGGTACCATGAGTCCATATCAGCACGGTGAGGTATTTGTAACTGACGACGGAGCGGAAACAGACCTGGACTTGGGTCATTATGAGCGGTTTATTGACATAAACTTGAGCAAAAGCAGTAACGTGACTGCCGGTAAAATATACTGGTCTGTAGTTTCCAAAGAACGCAAAGGCGATTATCTTGGCGGCACCGTACAGGTAATTCCGCACGTTACAAACGAAATAAAGGAACGTTTGTACAGGGTAGTCAAGGAAAGCAACCCTGATGTGGTCATTACCGAAATAGGCGGCACTGTGGGCGATATAGAGTCTTTGCCTTTTTTGGAAGCTATTAGGCAGATGAAAAGTGATATTGGCCGTGAGGATGTAATGTACATTCATGTCACTTTGGTACCTTATATGAGGGCGGCCGGAGAGTTGAAAACCAAACCCACTCAGCATAGTGTTAAGGAATTGCGCGGCATAGGCATACAACCCGATGTTATTGTGTGCCGGTCGGAGATGCCTCTGTCAAAGGAAATGGAAGAAAAACTGGCCTTGTTTTGCGATATTGACAAAGAAGCCGTCATCCAGGCCGTTGATGCTTCCACTATTTACGAAGTTCCGTTGGTTTTGGAACAGGAAGGTCTCGACGACATTGTTATCGAACGGCTTGGTCTGAAGTGCCACGAGGCTGACATGACCGAGTGGAAACGGATAGTTGAAAAGATTAAAAATCCGAAATATTCCACTACTATTGCCCTGGTCGGTAAATATGTTGAGCTACCTGATGCCTATATGAGTGTGGCCGAGGCTTTAAGGCATGCCGGGTTATTTCATGAATCGGCTATAGAAATCCGCTGGGTAAATTCCGTCGATTTAGAAAAGTCCAATGTGAATCTGGATGAGCTTTTTACGGGGGTTGACGGGATTTTGGTACCCGGAGGTTTTGGTGACAGAGGTATAGAAGGTAAAATTGCGGCTATTAATTATGCCCGGACGAAGAAAATTCCCTTTTTGGGTATCTGCTTGGGTATGCAGTTGGCAGTGGTTGAGTTTGCTCGTAACGTATTGGGACTGAAAAAGGCCAACAGTTCCGAGTTTGACCCCAAGACTCCATATCCGGTTATAGACCTGCTCCCGGAACAAAAAGATATTGAAGAAAAAGGGGGCACGATGCGCCTGGGACTTTATCCATGTAAAATATTGAGTGAAAAGTCCCTGGCTTTTAAGGCCTATAATGATGAGATAATTTATGAACGCCACAGACACAGATTTGAATTTAACAACGAATTTAAAGACAGGTTAATATCCAAAGGTTTAATGATAAGCGGCGTTTCTCCTGACGGCAGACTGGTCGAAATGATAGAGTTAAACGATCATCCGTGGTTTGTGGCTACGCAGTTCCATCCCGAATTCAAATCAAGGCCGCACAGGCCGCACCCGTTGTTCAGGGATTTTGTGGGGATGGCTTTAAGTATAAAAAGGGGCAAAGCTCTGGAATAA